In Rhizobium sp. ZPR4, a genomic segment contains:
- a CDS encoding amino acid ABC transporter permease, translated as MEHWLQLMWESLGTLLWAGLVFTIPLTLITFVLGLLLGLLTAVVRLFGPPPLVAIARFYVWVIRGTPLLVQLFVIFYGLPSLGILLDAFPAAVIGFTLSVGAYTSEIIRAVISSVPKGQWEAAYSIGMNWRQAMSRTILPQAARVAVPPLSNTFISLVKDTSLAAAITVPELFQAAQRIVATTYEPLILYIEAAIIYLVLSTFLSTLQGYLERRFARSGGTLEAQA; from the coding sequence GTGGAGCATTGGTTGCAACTGATGTGGGAGTCATTGGGCACACTGCTTTGGGCAGGGCTCGTCTTCACCATCCCGCTCACCTTGATTACCTTTGTCCTCGGTCTGCTACTCGGTCTACTCACCGCCGTCGTCAGGCTTTTCGGCCCGCCGCCGCTGGTGGCGATCGCCCGCTTCTATGTCTGGGTGATCCGCGGCACGCCGTTGCTCGTGCAGCTTTTCGTCATCTTCTACGGCCTGCCGAGTCTCGGCATCCTGCTCGATGCCTTTCCGGCCGCCGTGATCGGCTTTACGCTGAGTGTCGGCGCCTATACGTCCGAAATCATCCGCGCCGTCATTTCTTCCGTGCCTAAGGGCCAGTGGGAAGCCGCCTATTCGATCGGCATGAACTGGCGCCAGGCCATGAGCCGCACCATCCTGCCGCAGGCAGCGCGCGTCGCCGTGCCGCCGCTGTCGAACACCTTCATCTCGCTCGTCAAGGACACGTCGCTTGCCGCCGCCATCACCGTGCCGGAGCTGTTCCAGGCGGCACAGCGCATCGTGGCGACGACCTATGAGCCGCTGATCCTCTATATCGAGGCCGCCATCATCTATCTCGTGCTCAGCACCTTCCTGTCGACGCTGCAGGGCTACCTCGAACGCCGCTTCGCCCGCTCCGGCGGCACGCTGGAGGCACAGGCATGA
- a CDS encoding amino acid ABC transporter ATP-binding protein, translated as MIELSHIEKRFGDNVILKDINLMIPEGTVTALVGPSGGGKSTLLRCINLLEIPTSGTIRIGGETATFQPGKKPSWQEIQKIRRQTGMVFQNFQLFPHQTAIGNVMEGLTTVLRWPADKARARAVELLTKVGMAHKMDAWPSTLSGGQQQRVAIARALAPSPRVLLCDEPTSALDPELAAEVVDVLGKLANEGTTMVMATHDLRLASKIANNVVFLEAGNIVETGSSRNIFSNPSQERTKQFISTLNSGLSYDI; from the coding sequence ATGATCGAGCTATCGCATATCGAAAAGCGCTTCGGTGACAACGTCATCCTCAAGGATATCAACCTGATGATCCCGGAGGGAACGGTGACGGCGCTCGTAGGCCCCTCGGGCGGCGGCAAGAGCACGCTGCTTCGCTGCATCAACCTGCTTGAAATCCCGACATCAGGCACGATCCGCATCGGTGGGGAGACGGCCACCTTCCAGCCGGGCAAAAAGCCGTCCTGGCAGGAAATCCAGAAAATCCGCCGGCAGACGGGCATGGTTTTCCAGAATTTCCAGCTCTTTCCGCATCAGACCGCCATCGGAAACGTCATGGAGGGCCTGACGACCGTATTGCGCTGGCCGGCCGACAAGGCCCGCGCCCGCGCCGTCGAGCTTTTGACCAAGGTGGGAATGGCGCACAAGATGGATGCCTGGCCTTCGACGCTTTCGGGCGGCCAGCAGCAGCGCGTCGCCATCGCCCGGGCGCTTGCCCCCTCACCGCGCGTGCTGCTCTGCGACGAACCGACCTCGGCGCTCGATCCGGAACTGGCGGCCGAAGTGGTCGATGTCCTCGGCAAGCTCGCCAACGAAGGCACGACCATGGTCATGGCAACGCACGACCTGCGCCTTGCCTCGAAGATCGCCAACAACGTGGTGTTCCTGGAAGCGGGCAACATCGTCGAGACCGGCTCGTCGCGCAACATCTTCTCCAACCCCTCGCAGGAGCGGACGAAGCAATTCATCTCGACGCTGAATTCCGGGCTCAGCTACGACATCTGA
- a CDS encoding multidrug effflux MFS transporter produces MTRTESRIDPSAKQTNNDTTTERAAVQPRLTTLILLSALAVLPVNMILPSLPKISSAFHADFALVNLSVAGFSIVTATLEAIGGAISDRFGRRPVVLMALAIFIIASIGCVLAPNIGIFLLCRMMQACIGPCYSVALVIIKETSDDREAASKFGYLAMGWALAPMVGPLFGGSLDELLGWRASFVVLAILGIAAFLLSTRELRGSRAPKSAAHKNYLASYALLLRSARFWAYTLCMACSMGVLYIFLGGAPLTIGDTLGGSSARLGFYMGLVPAGFILGSYLAGRYGARIPLGMILVVARLLTCIGLTVGLALSLWGMTEVLAFFGPCVFIGIGNGLTMPAANSGAMSVRSDMVGTAAGLAAAMRIAGGALIGSIGGVFIAQSATIHTLFTLMLASALLALLAAIWAALIGKRR; encoded by the coding sequence ATGACGCGCACCGAAAGCCGCATCGACCCCTCAGCCAAGCAAACCAACAACGACACGACCACCGAAAGAGCCGCCGTGCAGCCTAGGCTGACGACCCTCATCCTGCTCTCGGCCCTAGCCGTGCTGCCAGTCAACATGATCCTGCCATCGCTGCCGAAGATATCATCGGCATTCCACGCCGATTTCGCCCTCGTGAACCTCTCCGTCGCCGGCTTTTCCATCGTCACCGCAACCCTGGAAGCCATCGGCGGCGCGATATCGGATCGTTTCGGCCGCAGGCCAGTCGTCCTGATGGCGCTGGCCATCTTCATCATCGCGTCGATCGGCTGCGTTCTCGCTCCGAACATCGGCATCTTCCTGCTGTGCCGCATGATGCAGGCGTGCATCGGCCCCTGCTACTCCGTCGCCCTCGTCATCATCAAGGAAACATCTGACGATCGGGAAGCCGCCAGCAAGTTCGGCTATCTCGCCATGGGGTGGGCGCTGGCTCCCATGGTCGGCCCCCTGTTCGGCGGTTCGCTGGACGAGCTTCTCGGCTGGCGCGCCAGCTTCGTCGTCCTCGCGATCCTCGGCATTGCCGCCTTCCTCCTCTCCACGCGCGAGTTAAGAGGCTCGAGGGCGCCAAAATCTGCCGCGCACAAGAATTATCTTGCCTCCTATGCGCTGCTTTTGCGTTCGGCGCGGTTCTGGGCCTATACGCTCTGCATGGCCTGCTCGATGGGCGTGCTTTATATCTTCCTCGGCGGAGCGCCGCTCACGATAGGCGACACGCTCGGCGGCTCGAGCGCCAGGCTCGGCTTCTACATGGGCCTGGTTCCCGCCGGTTTCATTCTCGGCAGCTATCTCGCCGGTCGCTACGGGGCAAGAATTCCGCTCGGCATGATCCTCGTCGTTGCCCGGCTGCTGACCTGCATCGGCCTGACAGTCGGCCTCGCTTTGTCGCTGTGGGGCATGACGGAGGTTCTGGCGTTCTTCGGCCCCTGCGTCTTCATCGGCATAGGCAATGGCCTCACCATGCCGGCCGCCAACAGCGGCGCCATGTCGGTCCGATCGGATATGGTCGGCACAGCCGCTGGGCTTGCCGCCGCCATGCGGATTGCTGGCGGCGCACTCATCGGGTCGATCGGCGGGGTTTTCATCGCGCAATCGGCAACGATCCATACGCTTTTCACGCTGATGCTGGCATCCGCACTGCTCGCCCTGCTGGCGGCAATCTGGGCAGCCTTGATCGGCAAACGGAGGTAA
- a CDS encoding GNAT family N-acetyltransferase, which translates to MTEAISLRAATEADVDAIRALTREAYGKWVPLIGREPLPMTADYAEAVRKHRIDLVEVGGELVALIEIVPASDHLLIENVAVSPRHQGQGIGRRLLAHAEQVAATLGLKDIRLYTNKRFAENVQLYLRYGYAIDREEPLKDGFLVHMSKNIG; encoded by the coding sequence GTGACGGAAGCGATTTCCTTGCGGGCGGCAACGGAGGCCGATGTCGACGCCATCCGGGCGTTGACGCGTGAGGCTTACGGCAAATGGGTGCCTCTCATCGGCCGCGAACCGCTGCCGATGACGGCTGATTATGCCGAGGCCGTGCGCAAGCATCGCATCGATCTCGTGGAGGTGGGTGGTGAGCTTGTGGCGTTGATCGAGATAGTGCCGGCCTCGGATCATCTGTTGATCGAGAACGTCGCGGTATCGCCGCGACATCAGGGGCAGGGTATCGGCAGGAGACTGCTTGCCCATGCGGAGCAAGTCGCGGCCACGCTTGGCCTGAAAGATATCCGGCTCTACACCAACAAACGTTTTGCCGAGAATGTGCAGCTCTATCTTAGGTATGGCTATGCGATCGACCGCGAGGAGCCGCTGAAAGACGGCTTCCTCGTCCATATGAGCAAGAATATCGGATAA
- a CDS encoding MBL fold metallo-hydrolase yields the protein MTDRSLHIGQYDVTLLLDGLFEAPADVLIHADGDAARQQAIATWGKPTLQVDVNCFLLRGPGGAILVDAGTGTSWGPKYGHARSALHKAGVSPDEIQAVLLTHIHGDHALGLLDGDKPYFPSADVFVPERDLAFFTDPVVREAMPEARRGGFKAAEQLQSVYGSSIRRIGAGEVLPDIEVHPLPGHTPGHTGYLLRGDDDSLLIWGDTLHLGDLQPIDPKIGLAYDLDPEQAVRTRQIALEDAAREGWIVAGGHITGFGRVKREPKGYRILSA from the coding sequence ATGACTGATCGTTCCCTGCATATCGGGCAATATGACGTTACCCTCCTGCTCGATGGCCTCTTCGAGGCGCCGGCGGATGTGTTGATCCACGCAGATGGCGATGCTGCAAGGCAGCAGGCGATCGCAACCTGGGGCAAGCCGACGCTGCAGGTGGATGTGAACTGCTTCCTCCTGCGCGGACCCGGCGGCGCCATTCTGGTCGATGCCGGCACGGGCACGTCCTGGGGGCCGAAATACGGCCATGCGCGCTCGGCATTGCATAAAGCGGGTGTTTCGCCGGATGAAATCCAGGCCGTTTTGCTCACCCATATCCATGGCGACCATGCTCTCGGCTTGCTCGATGGAGACAAGCCGTATTTCCCCTCTGCCGATGTGTTCGTGCCGGAGCGTGACCTTGCCTTTTTCACCGATCCAGTGGTGCGCGAGGCGATGCCGGAAGCGCGGCGGGGTGGCTTCAAGGCGGCCGAACAGCTGCAGAGCGTCTACGGGTCGAGCATAAGGCGGATCGGGGCTGGCGAAGTGCTGCCTGATATAGAGGTGCATCCGCTGCCGGGTCATACGCCCGGCCACACTGGCTATCTGCTGCGCGGTGACGACGATTCTCTGCTGATCTGGGGCGATACCTTGCATCTGGGGGACCTGCAGCCGATCGATCCGAAGATCGGCCTCGCCTATGATCTCGATCCGGAGCAGGCGGTTAGAACCCGGCAGATTGCTTTGGAGGATGCTGCCCGCGAAGGCTGGATCGTCGCCGGCGGCCACATCACCGGCTTTGGGCGCGTAAAGCGGGAGCCGAAGGGCTACAGGATCCTGTCGGCGTGA
- the pyc gene encoding pyruvate carboxylase, whose protein sequence is MPISKILVANRSEIAIRVFRAANELGIKTVAIWAEEDKLALHRFKADESYQVGRGPHLARDLGPIESYLSIDEIIRVAKLSGADAIHPGYGLLSESPEFVDACDAAGIIFIGPRADTMRQLGNKVAARNLAISVGVPVVPATDPLPDDMAEVAKMAAEIGYPVMLKASWGGGGRGMRVIRSEADLAKEVTEAKREAKAAFGKDEVYLEKLVERARHVESQILGDTHGNVVHLFERDCSVQRRNQKVVERAPAPYLSDAQRQELASHSLKIAKATNYIGAGTVEYLMDADTGKFYFIEVNPRIQVEHTVTEVVTGIDIVKAQIHILDGFAIGTPESGVPRQEDIRLNGHALQCRVTTEDPEHNFIPDYGRITAYRSASGFGIRLDGGTSYTGAIITRYYDPLLVKVTAWAPNPQEAIARMYRALREFRIRGVATNLTFLEAIITHEKFRDNSYTTRFIDSTPELFQQVKRQDRATKLLTYLADVTVNGHPETRGRPAPSPKVAEPVLPYIDSNIPDGTKQLLDKLGPQKFAEWMRGEKRVLMTDTTMRDGHQSLLATRMRTYDIASVAGTYARALPQLLSLECWGGATFDVSMRFLTEDPWERLSLIREGAPNLLLQMLLRGANGVGYTNYPDNVVKYFVRQAAKGGIDLFRVFDCLNWVENMRVSMDAVAEENKLCEAAICYTGDILNSARPKYDLKYYTDLAVELEKAGAHIIALKDMAGLLKPAAAKVLFKALREATGLPIHFHTHDTSGIAAATVLAAIDAGVDAVDAAMDALSGNTSQPCLGSIVEALKGSERDPGLDPEWIRRISFYWEAVRHQYAAFESDLKGPASEVYLHEMPGGQFTNLKEQARSLGLETRWHQVAQAYADANQMFGDIVKVTPSSKVVGDMALMMVSQDLTVADVENPAKDIAFPDSVVSMLKGDLGQPPSGWPEALQKKALKGDKPYVVRPGSLLAEADLDAERKVIETKLERKVDDFEFASYLMYPKVFTDYALAADTYGPVSVLPTPAYFYGLKEGDELFAEIERGKTLVIVNQAMTATDEKGMVTVFFELNGQPRRIKVPDRAHGASGSAIRRKAETGNAAHVGAPMPGVISTVFVSPGQAIKAGDVLVSIEAMKMETALHAEKDGTVSEVLVRAGDQIDAKDLLVVYGA, encoded by the coding sequence TTGCCCATTTCCAAGATCCTGGTTGCCAACCGTTCCGAAATCGCCATCCGCGTATTCCGCGCCGCCAACGAGCTTGGCATAAAAACGGTGGCCATCTGGGCCGAGGAAGACAAACTCGCGCTGCATCGCTTCAAGGCCGACGAGAGCTATCAGGTCGGCCGCGGTCCGCATCTTGCCCGCGATCTCGGGCCGATCGAGAGCTATCTGTCGATCGACGAGATCATCCGCGTTGCCAAGCTTTCCGGTGCCGATGCCATCCATCCGGGCTACGGCCTGCTGTCGGAAAGCCCGGAATTCGTCGATGCGTGCGATGCCGCCGGCATCATCTTCATCGGCCCGCGCGCCGATACGATGCGTCAGCTCGGCAACAAGGTCGCGGCCCGCAATCTCGCAATCTCGGTCGGCGTGCCGGTCGTGCCGGCCACCGATCCCTTGCCTGACGATATGGCTGAAGTCGCCAAGATGGCGGCTGAGATCGGCTATCCGGTGATGCTCAAGGCTTCCTGGGGCGGCGGCGGGCGCGGCATGCGCGTCATCCGCTCCGAGGCCGATCTCGCCAAGGAAGTGACGGAAGCCAAGCGCGAGGCGAAGGCCGCCTTCGGCAAGGACGAGGTCTATCTCGAAAAGCTCGTCGAGCGCGCCCGCCATGTCGAAAGCCAGATTCTCGGCGACACGCATGGGAATGTCGTGCATCTGTTCGAGCGCGACTGTTCGGTCCAGCGCCGTAATCAGAAGGTCGTCGAGCGCGCACCGGCCCCCTATCTCAGCGACGCGCAGCGTCAGGAGCTGGCGTCCCATTCGCTGAAGATCGCCAAAGCGACGAATTATATCGGCGCCGGCACCGTCGAATATCTGATGGACGCCGATACCGGCAAATTCTACTTCATCGAAGTCAATCCACGCATCCAGGTCGAACATACGGTGACCGAAGTCGTCACCGGCATCGATATCGTCAAGGCGCAGATCCATATTCTCGACGGCTTTGCCATCGGTACGCCGGAATCGGGTGTTCCACGCCAAGAAGACATCCGTCTCAACGGCCATGCGCTGCAGTGCCGTGTGACGACGGAAGATCCGGAACATAACTTCATCCCGGATTACGGCCGCATCACTGCCTATCGCTCGGCCTCGGGCTTCGGCATCCGTCTCGACGGCGGCACCTCCTACACCGGTGCGATCATCACCCGTTATTACGATCCGCTGCTGGTGAAGGTGACGGCTTGGGCGCCGAACCCGCAGGAGGCGATCGCCCGCATGTACCGTGCGCTGCGCGAATTCCGTATTCGCGGCGTGGCGACGAACCTCACCTTCCTCGAAGCGATCATCACGCACGAGAAATTCCGCGACAACAGCTACACGACGCGCTTCATCGATTCGACGCCGGAACTGTTCCAGCAGGTCAAGCGCCAGGACCGCGCCACCAAGCTTCTGACCTATCTCGCTGATGTCACCGTCAACGGCCATCCGGAAACGCGCGGTCGTCCCGCGCCCTCGCCGAAGGTTGCCGAGCCGGTATTGCCCTATATCGACAGCAATATTCCCGACGGCACCAAGCAGCTGCTCGACAAGCTCGGCCCGCAGAAATTTGCAGAATGGATGCGCGGCGAAAAGCGCGTGCTGATGACCGACACGACGATGCGGGACGGTCACCAGTCGCTGCTGGCGACGCGCATGCGCACCTACGATATCGCCAGCGTCGCCGGCACCTATGCGCGCGCCCTGCCGCAACTGCTGTCGCTGGAATGCTGGGGCGGCGCCACTTTCGACGTTTCCATGCGCTTCCTGACGGAAGATCCGTGGGAGCGTCTGTCGCTGATCCGCGAGGGCGCGCCGAACCTGCTCCTGCAGATGCTTTTGCGCGGCGCCAACGGTGTCGGCTATACCAACTATCCCGACAATGTCGTGAAATACTTCGTCCGCCAGGCGGCCAAGGGCGGCATCGACCTCTTCCGCGTCTTCGATTGCCTGAACTGGGTCGAGAACATGCGCGTGTCGATGGATGCCGTTGCCGAAGAGAACAAGCTCTGCGAGGCGGCGATCTGCTATACGGGCGATATCCTCAATTCCGCCCGCCCGAAATACGATCTGAAATATTATACCGATCTCGCCGTCGAGCTGGAAAAGGCCGGCGCCCATATCATCGCCCTGAAGGACATGGCGGGCCTCCTGAAGCCGGCGGCGGCCAAGGTGCTGTTCAAGGCGCTGCGCGAGGCGACCGGCCTGCCGATCCATTTCCATACGCATGACACGTCGGGCATTGCGGCCGCAACCGTGCTCGCGGCGATCGATGCCGGCGTCGATGCCGTCGATGCGGCGATGGATGCGCTGTCGGGCAATACCTCGCAGCCCTGCCTTGGCTCGATCGTCGAAGCCCTTAAAGGCTCCGAGCGCGATCCCGGCCTCGATCCCGAATGGATCCGCCGCATCTCCTTCTACTGGGAAGCCGTGCGCCACCAGTACGCCGCCTTCGAAAGCGATCTCAAGGGGCCGGCCTCGGAAGTCTATCTGCACGAAATGCCCGGCGGTCAGTTCACCAATCTCAAGGAACAGGCCCGTTCGCTGGGCCTGGAAACCCGCTGGCACCAGGTGGCGCAGGCCTATGCCGACGCCAACCAGATGTTTGGCGATATCGTCAAGGTGACGCCGTCCTCCAAGGTTGTCGGCGATATGGCGCTGATGATGGTGAGCCAGGATCTGACGGTTGCCGATGTCGAAAACCCGGCCAAGGATATCGCCTTCCCGGATTCGGTCGTTTCCATGCTGAAGGGTGATCTCGGCCAGCCGCCGTCCGGATGGCCGGAAGCGCTGCAGAAGAAGGCGCTGAAGGGTGACAAGCCCTATGTCGTTCGCCCCGGCTCGCTGCTGGCTGAGGCCGATCTCGATGCGGAGCGTAAGGTCATCGAGACCAAGCTGGAGCGCAAGGTCGACGATTTCGAATTCGCCTCCTACCTGATGTATCCGAAGGTCTTCACCGACTATGCGTTGGCAGCCGACACCTATGGTCCGGTCTCGGTGCTGCCGACGCCGGCCTATTTCTACGGCCTGAAGGAAGGCGACGAGCTCTTTGCCGAAATCGAGAGGGGCAAGACGCTCGTCATCGTCAACCAGGCGATGACGGCGACCGATGAGAAGGGCATGGTCACGGTGTTCTTCGAGCTCAACGGCCAGCCGCGCCGCATCAAGGTGCCCGATCGCGCCCATGGCGCGTCTGGCAGTGCTATCCGCCGCAAGGCCGAGACCGGCAATGCCGCGCATGTCGGCGCGCCGATGCCAGGCGTCATCTCCACGGTCTTCGTTTCGCCCGGCCAGGCGATCAAGGCCGGCGATGTGCTCGTTTCCATCGAAGCCATGAAGATGGAGACGGCGCTGCACGCCGAAAAGGACGGCACGGTCTCCGAGGTGCTGGTGCGCGCCGGCGACCAGATCGATGCCAAGGATCTGCTCGTCGTCTACGGCGCCTAA
- a CDS encoding LuxR family transcriptional regulator, translated as MNIHSLIQLLVVIEECKRTKDVVAELELVLRSYKFDFYGLLRQTRPNVDIASFMLAGRWPDQWPLTYVRKRYMLVDPVARYATRAQRPFRWSDAVAAQKSDPLRRRMEQMMADARANGLIDGYIFPIHGRSGLLGSMTMGGEAVDLSPTELSLFDAVARKAFWRLLELRDEAQSIEEQGKVDVKLTKREMEVLNHLADGMTSIEISRLLTISNHTVDWYMNSIQDKLKARNRQHIVAIAFRNGLIP; from the coding sequence GTGAATATCCATTCGCTAATACAATTGCTTGTGGTCATCGAAGAATGCAAGCGTACCAAGGATGTCGTGGCCGAGCTCGAGCTTGTGCTCCGTTCCTACAAATTCGATTTCTACGGTCTGTTGAGGCAGACGCGGCCGAATGTCGATATTGCCAGTTTCATGCTGGCAGGCCGCTGGCCCGATCAATGGCCGCTAACCTATGTCCGCAAGAGATACATGCTCGTCGATCCGGTTGCGCGCTATGCCACCCGGGCGCAGCGCCCCTTCCGCTGGAGCGATGCCGTGGCTGCGCAGAAATCTGATCCGCTCCGGCGCCGGATGGAGCAGATGATGGCGGACGCCCGTGCCAACGGGCTGATCGACGGCTATATCTTTCCGATTCACGGACGAAGCGGTCTGCTTGGCAGCATGACGATGGGCGGGGAGGCGGTCGATCTATCCCCGACGGAGCTTTCGCTCTTCGATGCCGTGGCCAGAAAGGCCTTCTGGCGACTTCTGGAGCTGCGTGACGAAGCGCAATCGATCGAGGAGCAGGGAAAGGTCGATGTGAAACTGACCAAACGCGAGATGGAGGTGCTGAACCATCTGGCCGACGGCATGACGTCGATCGAGATCAGCCGGCTGCTGACGATCTCCAATCATACCGTCGACTGGTACATGAACAGCATCCAGGACAAGCTGAAGGCCAGAAATCGGCAACACATCGTTGCCATCGCTTTCAGAAACGGACTTATTCCGTAA
- a CDS encoding glucan ABC transporter ATP-binding protein/ permease has translation MSLFKVYARALKYLGAYRYRVWMVVIANIALAMTTIYEPVLFGRIFDAIAKKEAVTPTMMLWAGFAVFSAVAFIVVSREADRLAHGRRASLLTEAFGRIISMPLSWHSQRGTASALNTLLRACEALFGLWLEFMRNHLSTAVALVIMVPTAMAMDLRLSAVLVLLGVFYWIIGRLVMSRTKDGQTSVESHYNTVFSHVSDSISNVSVLHSYNRIEAETKALKSFTERLLAAQYPVLDWWALAGALNRTASTVAMMAILMIGTVLVQDGSLSLGALITFIAFANVLIGRLEQLRNFANQIFEARAKLVDFYTLEDSVRDREEPAGLAEIKDVKGEVEFRDVSFGFANSSQGLHDISFKVKAGQTVAIVGPTGAGKTTLVNLLQRVFDPQKGQILVDGHDITKVTRKSLRRFIATVFQDAGLLNRSISDNIRLGREGATQEEMIRAAQAAAANDFIETREGGYDTRVGERGNKLSGGERQRIAIARAILKDAPILVLDEATSALDVETENRVKTAIDNLRQNRTTFIIAHRLSTVREADMVLFLDNGRIIENGSFNELSQSNGRFAALLRASGILTDEEVRKAHATENEAA, from the coding sequence GTGTCACTGTTCAAAGTCTATGCAAGAGCCCTGAAGTATCTTGGCGCGTATCGATACCGCGTTTGGATGGTCGTGATCGCAAACATCGCGCTTGCGATGACCACCATCTATGAACCGGTTCTGTTCGGCCGCATCTTCGACGCCATTGCCAAGAAAGAAGCCGTAACACCGACCATGATGCTGTGGGCCGGTTTTGCCGTCTTCAGTGCTGTCGCCTTCATCGTGGTGTCCCGCGAGGCCGACCGCCTTGCGCATGGCCGCCGCGCCTCCCTGCTCACCGAAGCATTCGGCCGCATCATTTCGATGCCGCTCTCCTGGCATAGCCAGCGCGGCACGGCGAGCGCGCTGAACACGCTTCTGCGCGCCTGCGAAGCGTTGTTCGGCCTGTGGCTCGAATTCATGCGCAACCATCTGTCGACCGCCGTTGCGCTCGTCATCATGGTTCCGACCGCCATGGCCATGGACCTGCGCCTGTCTGCAGTCCTCGTCCTGCTCGGCGTCTTCTACTGGATCATCGGCCGTCTGGTCATGAGCCGCACGAAGGATGGCCAGACCTCGGTCGAAAGCCACTACAACACGGTTTTCTCGCATGTCAGCGACTCGATCAGCAATGTATCGGTGCTGCACAGCTACAATCGTATCGAAGCTGAAACCAAGGCGCTGAAGTCCTTCACCGAACGCCTGCTCGCTGCCCAGTATCCGGTCCTTGACTGGTGGGCGCTTGCCGGCGCGCTGAACCGCACGGCCTCGACCGTCGCCATGATGGCGATCCTGATGATCGGCACCGTCCTCGTCCAGGATGGCAGCCTCAGCCTCGGTGCCCTGATCACCTTCATCGCTTTTGCGAACGTGCTGATCGGCCGTCTGGAACAGCTGCGCAACTTCGCCAACCAGATTTTCGAAGCGCGCGCCAAGCTCGTGGACTTCTACACGCTGGAAGATTCGGTTCGCGACCGCGAAGAGCCGGCCGGTCTTGCCGAAATCAAGGACGTCAAGGGCGAAGTGGAATTCCGCGACGTATCCTTCGGCTTCGCCAACTCCTCGCAGGGCCTGCACGACATCTCCTTCAAGGTGAAAGCAGGCCAGACCGTTGCTATCGTCGGCCCGACCGGCGCCGGCAAGACGACACTCGTCAACCTGCTGCAGCGCGTCTTCGACCCGCAGAAGGGCCAGATCCTCGTCGACGGTCACGACATCACCAAGGTGACCCGCAAGTCGCTGCGCCGCTTCATCGCCACCGTCTTCCAGGATGCCGGCCTGCTGAACCGCTCGATCAGCGACAACATCCGCCTCGGCCGCGAAGGCGCGACGCAGGAAGAAATGATCCGTGCCGCCCAGGCCGCCGCCGCCAACGACTTCATCGAAACCCGCGAAGGCGGCTACGATACCCGCGTCGGCGAGCGTGGCAACAAGCTCTCGGGTGGTGAACGCCAGCGTATCGCGATCGCCCGCGCCATCCTCAAGGATGCGCCGATCCTTGTGCTCGACGAAGCGACCAGTGCGCTCGACGTCGAAACCGAAAACCGGGTCAAGACCGCGATCGACAACCTGCGCCAGAACCGCACGACCTTCATCATTGCGCACCGCCTGTCGACGGTCCGCGAGGCCGACATGGTCCTCTTCCTGGACAACGGCCGCATCATCGAGAACGGCAGCTTCAACGAGCTCAGCCAGAGCAACGGTCGCTTCGCCGCCCTCCTGCGCGCCAGCGGCATCCTGACGGACGAGGAAGTCCGCAAGGCACACGCAACGGAAAACGAAGCCGCCTGA